Proteins from a genomic interval of Panthera tigris isolate Pti1 chromosome A2, P.tigris_Pti1_mat1.1, whole genome shotgun sequence:
- the BSG gene encoding basigin produces MAVRQLVVLALALLSVEGGSGAGSGIWTSVDDAGSKTRLTCALNHSTTEIVGHRWVKAGKVLKEDALPDLKTEYEVDLDDRSGEYWCVFLPEQAGKTSIEVKGLPNIKAVKKSEHATERESVVLGCKSDSFPPVSDWVWYKMESSGDQVISNSSRNKFFVVSSETKTELHISSLDLETDPGRYACNGTNSEGTSQAVVTLRVRNRFAALWPFLGIVAEVLVLVTVIFIYEKRRKPDEVLDDEDTGSAPLKSSGHINDKGKNVRQRNAN; encoded by the exons GGAGCGGGATCTGGACATCTGTAGATGATGCTGGCTCCAAAACACGCCTTACCTGTGCCTTGAACCACAGCACCACTGAGATCGTCGGCCACCGCTGGGTGAAGGCGGGCAAGGTGCTGAAGGAAGACGCACTGCCCGACCtgaagacagagtatga GGTGGACCTGGATGACCGCTCTGGTGAGTACTGGTGCGTCTTCCTCCCGGAGCAAGCAGGCAAGACCAGCATCGAGGTGAAGG GGCTCCCCAACATCAAGGCCGTGAAGAAGTCCGAGCACGCCACCGAGAGGGAGTCGGTCGTGCTAGGCTGCAAGTCTGACTCCTTCCCCCCGGTCAGCGACTGGGTGTGGTACAAGATGGAAAGCTCTGGGGACCAG GTCATCAGCAACAGCTCCCGGAACAAATTCTTCGTGGTGTCCTCGGAGACTAAGACGGAGCTGCACATCTCGAGCCTGGACCTGGAGACGGACCCCGGCAGGTACGCCTGCAACGGCACCAACTCGGAGGGCACCAGCCAGGCCGTGGTCACGCTGCGCGTGCGAAACCGCTTCGCCGCCCTCTGGCCTTTCCTGGGCATCGTGGCCGAGGTGCTGGTGCTGGTCACTGTGATCTTCATCTATGAGAAGCGACGGAAGCCGGACGAGGTCCTGGACG ATGAGGACACCGGCTCCGCTCCTCT gaaGAGCAGCGGGCACATCAACGACAAAGGCAAGAACGTTCGCCAGAGGAACGCCAACTGA